The following coding sequences are from one Humulus lupulus chromosome X, drHumLupu1.1, whole genome shotgun sequence window:
- the LOC133803579 gene encoding MFP1 attachment factor 1-like, whose product MSDQESVAVTPPASNSVSEHDPTMEAPANEQLEATSNKRSQVKFSIWPPTQRTRDAVVNRLIETLSAPSVLSNRYGTLPSEEASSAARLIEEEAFSSAASSAASEDDGIQILQVYSKEVSKRMLDVVKARAAASTGFAPADGASQAETGGVVDSNVENEEASS is encoded by the coding sequence ATGTCGGACCAAGAGAGCGTTGCCGTAACACCTCCGGCTTCAAACTCTGTCTCAGAGCATGACCCAACAATGGAGGCTCCGGCCAACGAGCAGCTAGAAGCGACCTCCAACAAGCGAAGCCAGGTCAAATTTAGCATTTGGCCGCCTACCCAGCGCACCCGAGACGCCGTGGTGAACCGCCTCATTGAGACCCTTTCCGCCCCTTCCGTCCTCTCCAACCGCTATGGTACCTTGCCCTCCGAAGAGGCCTCCTCCGCCGCCCGCCTCATCGAAGAGGAGGCCTTCTCCTCCGCCGCTAGCTCTGCTGCCTCCGAGGATGATGGCATTCAGATTCTTCAGGTCTACTCCAAGGAGGTCAGTAAACGAATGCTCGATGTCGTCAAGGCCAGGGCCGCCGCCTCCACTGGTTTCGCCCCCGCCGATGGTGCTTCGCAGGCCGAAACTGGGGGTGTTGTTGATTCCAATGTTGAGAATGAGGAGGCATCTTCTTGA